The DNA window GGCAACATCGGTGCGGCCTACGCGCGCGCACTGGCGCAAGCTAAATTCGATGTCGCGGTCGGCGATCGCGATCCGAGCAAGGCGGCGGCCCTGGCCCATGAGATCGGCCCAGAGGTGGAAGGCGGCGGTATCGTTGCCGCGTTCAAGCTCGCCGATACGGTGATCCTGGCGCTGCCGCATCAAGCCGTCGCCGCGGTGCTGGCCGAGGCCGGCGATCTGACCGGCAAGGTGCTGATCGATGTGAGCAATCCGGTCAGTGAGGACTTCAAGGACCTGGTGGTGGGCCTGACCACCTCGGCTGCGGAGCAGACCCAGGCTGCCGCCCCGACCGCGCGGGTGGTCAAGGCGTTCAACACGATCTTCGCCAACCTGATTCCGGCCGAGGCTCGCGAAGGCAGGCAGCTGCAAGTATTCGTCGCCGGCGACGATGCCGCCGCCACCGCGCAGGTGCGCGAACTGGCGCAAGCGCTGGGGTTCGTCGCGGTCGACGCCGGCCCGCTGCGCAACAGCCGTTTCCTCGAGCCGATCGGAATGATGAACATCCAGTTCGGCTTCTTCCTTGGCGCCGGCCCGACCACCGCACCGTCCTGGGCACATGCCTGAACCGTCATCAGGGCTCGCCTGCGCGCCCATCCCTTGCAGGACTAAAACCATGCTGCCACGACTGATACTCAGCCTGAGCCTTGCCCTGACCTCCACCTCCGCCCTCGCCGCACCGGCGCTGCAGGTGCTAGGCAAGGACTACACCTTCCCCAACCGGATCGAGGGGCTGCCGCAGAAGCTTTCGGATTTTCCCGGATTGCAGATCAACCGCTTCACTACCTCCGACGGCGTCGAGCTGGCCTACTGGGAGGCTGGCCAGGGCGAACCGCTGGTGTTCATCCCGGGCTGGTCGGCCAACGGCGCTGAGTACTTCAACGTGCTGTACCTGCTGAGCAAGGACTACCACGTCTACGTGCTCGACCCGCGCAACCAGGGGCTGTCCCAGCGCGTCGAGCATGGCGGTCGTATCGCGCGCTTCGCCATGGACCTGAAGGAGTTCGGCGACCACCTGGGCCTTAAGAAGGCCGACTACGCCGGCTGGTCGATGGGCGCTGCGGTGCTTTGGAGCTACATCGATCTGTTCGGGACCGATGACATCGGCAAGGCGGTATTCGTCGACGAGCCCATTTCGATCTACGCCCACGAGGACTGGAGCGAACAGGAGCGCCTGGACGCCGGAGGCACGACCACCTCTCCCGAGCGCATGGTCGCGGGCTTCACCCAGGGCGCGCCGCTCAACGCCCTGGTCACCGATCTGCTACCGATGCAGCGCTCGCAGGCGATGGATTCGCCCTACTACGCCAACTCCGAGGCGTTCGCCAACGCCTTCATCGAGAACGATCCTCAGGCGGTGGGTCGAGTGCTGTTCGACCACATCACCAATGACTGGCGCGACGTCATCGAGCACAAGATCGACGTGCCGGTGGCGATCTTCACCGGTGAGGTCAGCAACAACCTGCCCAGCCAACGATGGATGCAAAAGACCATTCCTGGCTCGAAACTCTTCGTCTACTCTGAGGCTGAACAGGGCGACCACTTCTTGATGTTCAAGAATCCAGTCAAGTTCACGACCGATCTGCGCACTTTCTTGAGTGAAGCGCCCTGAGATAAACGCAGCCGCCGGGAGGACATTGCCAGGGAAAACGATGCAGGCAATGGCACGCCTGTGCCTCCTGGCCTACCCATACCGAGCTCCGGCTCGAAAGCTTAAGCCACATCAAGGTGATCGTGACGGCAACTTCGATTGCCCTGCACGCACATCGCCCCCCGACCCCGCAGTACCACATCATCAGGAGAAATACGCCATGCCAGTCGTCCGTGTCAGTTGGTTCGAAGGCAAAGATGCGAAAGCCAAACAGGCCGTCGCCGCCGAAATCACCGAGAGCATCGTCAAGAACACAGGAACCGATCCCAACTACATCTACGTCATCTTCGAGGATGTCAAACCATCCGATTGGGCGGGCGGGCGCGGGCAAGCTGTTCGGCGAGGACCCCGAACCGGACTGATTTGGCGCCCTGAACGCGGCGCGCGCTCGAGCGCCGTGCCGCGCACGACCACCGCCGAACGGTGGCGATCGTGCGCGGCTTTGCCCTCCCCGTCAGACGACGGCCGGTCGAAGAAGCAGAGACTCCCCAGCTGCATTGCCACCCACCTGCGCTCGTGGGTACGGGCCGGTGCGCACCGCATGCCACGCCCGGCGGATGGAGCTGCCCTACTGCCCCCGCAGCGGTACTGCCAGCTCGGATGAATCCTCGAGGAAACAGGCGCTCGTTCGCCAATGGTCAAATCATGGGGTCTGGCAAGATGAATGAAGCGGTAACCGAGGCACAGAGTTCATTCGATGGAAAACGCTACGTCGCGGTCATATTCGCGCTGGCGATGGGTGGATTCGTCATCGGGCTCAGTGAATTCTCGATCATGGGACTGATGCCGAACGTCGCCAGCGACTTCGGCGTCACGGAACAATCCGTGGGCAATCTGATCAGTGCCTATGCGCTCGGCGTCGTGGTGGGCGCTCCGGCTTTTGCGATTCTCGGCGGACGTCTGAGACGCAAAACGATGTTGATGGCGCTGATGAGCGCGTACGCCCGACGTCCCCCCGCACTTGAGTAGCAGGCAGCTTTGGAGTCCAATCCCGAACGAGAAGGAGATTGGACGTGAAGAAGCGTTTCAGCGAAGAACAGATCATCGGCTTCCTGCGTGAGGCCGAGGCCGGCCTGCCGGTCAAGGAGCTGTGCCGCCGGCATGGCTTCAGCGAGGCGTCGTACTACCTGTGGCGCAGCAAGTTCGGCGGGATGAATGTTTCCGAAGCCAAGCGGCTCAAGGAACTCGAAGTCGAGAATGCGCGTCTGAAGAAGCTGCTGGCCGAGCAAGTCCTCGAGAACGAGGTGATCAAGGACGTACTGCGAAAAAAATGGTGAGCGCACCGGCCCGTCGTGAGCAGGTGCGCTACATGGTCGGAAAAGGACTCAGCGAGCGGCGCGCTTTGCGCGCGGTGGGCATGAGCGCCAGCGCACTGCGTTACACACCTCGTCCGGATCGCAATGTCGAACTGCGGGCGCAGATCCAGGCATTGGCGCATCGGCACAAGCGCTACGGCGTGGGCATGATCTATCTCAAGCTGCGGCAAGGCGGCCATACCGTGAATTACAAACGCGTGGAGCGGCTGTATCAGCACGCGAAGCTGCAGGTGCGGAGACGCAAGCGCAAGAAGGTGCCGGTGAGCGAGCGGCAACCGCTGATCCGTCCGGTTGCGGCCAATGAAGTGTGGTCGATGGACTTCATCTTCGACCGCACGGCCGACGGCCGCGTCATCAAGTGCCTGGTGATCGTGGACGACGCGAGCCACGAAGCTGTGGCGATCGAAGTCGAACGCGCGATTTCCGGGCACGGGGTCAGTCGTGTGCTCGACCGCCTGGCGCTAAGCCGTGGCCTGCCGAAGGTGGTCCGAACGGACAACGGCAAGGAGTTCTGCGGCAAGGCGATGGTGGCCTGGGCGCACGAGCGGGGCGTGATGCTGCGCTTGATCCAGCCGGGCAAGCCGAATCAAAACGCTTACGTCGAGTCCTTCAACGGGCGCCTGCGCGACGAATGCCTCAACGAACACTGGTTCCCGACGCTGCTGCATGCCCGAAGCGAGATCGAGCGCTGGCGGCGGGAATACAACGAGGAACGACCAAAGAAATCACTCGGCGGGCTGACGCCCGCCGCCCACGCAAAACAACTGGCAGAAGCTCAGCTACAGTAACCCCGGGCTCTAAATGGTCCCGCTACTGAAAGCGGGGGGACGTCGCGCCATCGCAAATCTCTTCAGCGGCCTGGCCAGCAGCTACCACTGGATGCTGGCCTTCAGGTTCATTTCCGGCCTCCCCCATGGCGCATTCTTCGGCGTGGCGGCCTTGGTCGCCGCATCGGTCGCCCGGCCTGGCCAGCGCGGTGCCGCCGTGGCACGGGTGATGATGGGAATCACGCTCGCGCTGCTGGTGGGAAACCCATTGGCGGTCAGCCTGGGGCAGACTCTGAGCTGGCGGTATGCATTCATCGCGGTCACGGTCGGCGCGTTGATCACCGTCGCCTTAGTGGCAGTGGCACTTCCAACCGACCGAAAGGAAAAGCCCACCCATCCGCTGACCGAACTGGGTGATTTCAACAGAGCGCCGGTCTGGCTCGCCCTGCTCGTCGGTGCGGTTGGCTTCGCGGGGATGTTTTGCGTGTTCAGCTACCTCGCACCGACGATGCTGAATACCACCCGGGTCTGCGCGAACTGGATCCCCTTCGGGGTGGCCGCGTTCGGCGTCGGCTCGCTGATCGGGGCGCAACTCGGAGGATGGCTTTTCGACAGGTTTCGCAGCCAAGCGGTCGCCATCAGCCTGCTTGGAGCGCTCGTCGTGCTGCTGATCTATCCCCTGGCCGCCACTTCGAGCCTGACCATCATCCCTGCCGTGGTGCTGTTGGGGACGATGGGGACCCTCGCTCCGATCATGCAGATCCACCTGATGGATGTGGCCAAAGGCGCCCAGACGCTGGCGGCGGCTTCCAACCAGGCGGCATTCAACGTTGCGAACGCGCTGGGCCCATGGGCTGGAGGCGTGGCCATCACCGCCGGACTGCCCTGGGAATCGACCGGCTTCGTCGGTGCCGCCCTGGCGCTGGCCGCGTTGATCATCTGGTGGCTGGCGCCACGCCGGATCAAGGAACATAGCCACCCAGACGGACAGGACTGATCCTGATCGCGCCCTGATGAACGTCTGCGGCCGCAGGCAAGGGGTCGCAGATAAGGCGCCGCGGCTCACGCCAAGGCGCCTCGCTGCGCATACTCCATGAGCCGATCGATCACATAGCGAATCCTCGGCGCGAGCGTCGCCTGCTGGACCCAGAGTATGTTCACGTCGACCATCACGCCTGAATACGCCTCGAGAACGGGTACGAGAAGTCCTCGCTCGATCTTGGGCCTGACCAGAGGAACGGGCATCTGGCACAGGCCGAACCCGGCCACGGCAGTCTTCACGATCGACTCCCCATCGCTCAACTGATAAGTGGCCGGCGGCGTGATCTGGGTGTCGTGCCCCCCTTCCCGCACGGTCCAATGCTGCGGGGGTCCATGGCTCGTCCCGACGATGCAGCGGTGTCCGTTGAGATCGGAAGGATTCATCGGGATACCGTGGGCTTTCAGATAGCTGGGAGATGCACAGATCACCCGCTCGAGGCTGGTCAATTTCCGCGCGATCAAATGACCGCTGTCCGGAATCTGGCCGAATCGGATCGCGAGGTCCGCCTCATCACGCATGAGATCGACGGTTGCATCGTTGAAGCTCATGGTCAGGGCCAGTTCCGGATGCGGCGCCGCTATCTCCAGCAGGATGGGCAACAGCACGCTCTTGCCGAAGGCCATAGGCATGTCGATGTACACCCGCCCCCGCAGCACCTCGTCGTAAGGCGTGATCTGCGCCTCCACCGCCGCGATCCCATCCAGCGCCGCCGAACATGCCCGGAAGTACGCCTCGCCGTCGTGCGTCAACTGAAGACGTCTCGTGGTCCGACGGATGAGTATCACCCCGAGGCGTCGTTCGAGGCGGCTGATGCTTTTCCCTACCGCCGACTTGGTAACCCCAAGGCGTTCAGCGGCCAAGGTGAAGCTGCCGGCCCGCACCACGGCAACGAACGCGCCGATGCCTGAAAGTGAATCCGGAACCGCCCATTGCCCAGTCATGCGCAAAAAACCGATAGTGGAATTTATGTCCACCAATTATAGACCAAACCCCCGTTTATCGACCTCTTGACAACAAATAGAATTGGAGAGTTTCGCCAAAGGGTGAGAACCCCCGAATGGGATCGGCACCCCGAACCTGGTTGGAGCCGAATCGAGCGCCGATTCGTCGTGCCTTCTTGCGCCCTTGATCAATCTGAGGAAACACCCATGAGCAAAAGCGTTTACATGGTATTCGAGCTGACGCCTAAACCCGGCCGGCTCGAGGAGTTCAAGCAAATGGTGGCCGAAGCCGTTATCGCCGCCCGGACCGAACCCACCACCCTGGCCTACGAATACAGCATCAACGCCGACGAAAGCGCCGTTCACATCTTCGAGCACTACCGCGACTCGGCGTCAATCGTATCCCACGTCGACGAGACGTTCGCTCCATTCGGCGAACGCTTCGCCTCGCTGGTCGATGTGACCCGCCTGACGGTATACGGCGAACCCGATGCCGCCGCCCGAGCCAGACTCGATGGATTCGGCGCGGTCTACTTCACACCTTTCCAAGGCTTCTTCCGCTAACGGCTGGTCGGAAATAGATCGATTTCACTGTGCCGAATCATCGTGACTCGGCACTTTCATCACCCAAGAGAGGGATTGGACATGCCTGTAGTACGCGTCAGTTGGTTCGAAGGCAAAGATGCGAAAGCCAAACAAGCCGTCGCTGCCGAAATCACCGAGAGCATCGTCAAGAACACCGGAACCGATCCGAACTACATCTACGTGATCTTCGAGGATGTCGCCCCTTCGGACTGGGCTGGTGCCGGAAAGCTCTTCGGCAACGATTCTTCGGACGGTAGCTGAGCGACCGTCACCGCTTTAGGAGGGATGTGCATTCTGCAAGTTGATCATGATCGGCGGTATCAATAATCAAGGGATCAAAAATGTCAGGGGAAAGAAATAAGAGTTCATCCGGTGCGTCGCGCAAGCGCTCGCAACCGGCTCTGCTCGTCTTTGGCGGCCTGCTGCTGTTGATCGGCATCGCGCTGGCTGCGGGCGGCATGCAATTGGTCATATTGGGCGGATCCTGGTACTACCTGATCGCCGGTGTGGCGATGGCGGTGTCCGGTCTCCTCTACCTGCGGCGCAAGCCCGCCGGCGCCTGGCTGTTCGCCTTGGTCTTCGTCGGCACCGTGCTGTGGGCGCTGTGGGAGGTCGGCCTGAGCTTCTGGCCGCTGGTACCACGTCTGGCACCGGTCCTGGTACTGGCGCTGATCGCCTCCCTGCTGCTGCCCACCTTGCTCGGCGGCAGCGGGCGCGGCGTGTCGCGCGGCCTTTCAGCCGCCCTGGTGCTAGTCCTCGTCGCTGGCGGCGCTGCCGTGTTCGTTCCCCACGGCGTGATCAGCAATGGCGGCATCGGTTCGCTGGCGAACAGCGGCGAGCCGGACGCTTCGGATCCGGCGGCATGGCAGTATTACGGCCGCACGCCGAACGGCACCCGCTTCGTGCCCGAGACGCAGATCAACCGTGACAACGTCGACGGCCTGGAAGTCGCCTGGACCTTCCGCACGGGCGATCCCGCCAATCCCTTCTCGGAAAACCAGAACACGCCGATCCAGATCGACGACACCCTCTACCTGTGCACACCGATGAACAAGGTGTTCGCACTGGACGCGGATACCGGCGAAGAAAAATGGAGCTATGATCCACAGGCGCCGGACACTCATACGTGGAACCGCTGTCGCGGCGTGGGCTACTACGAGCCGGGCGCGGTCACCCACTCCCTGCTGGAGAGCGCGGACACCGATATCGTCGATGACGCCGCGACACCATCGCTTTTGCAGACGGCCGCTACGCAGCCGGCAGCGGCTAACACCTGCCGCCGTCGCATCGTGCTGACTACGATCGATGCGCGCCTGATCGAGCTGGACGCCGACACCGGCGAACTGTGCGAAGACTTCGGCCAGGGCGGCACGGTCGATCTCAAGGTCGGCATGGGAGAGATCAAGCCTGCCTACTACTTCCCTACCTCGATGCCTACCGTGGTCCAGGACCTGGTGATCGTCGGCGGCTGGGTGTTCGACGGCCGTTCGGTCGACGAGCCATCCGGCGTGGTCCGCGCCTTCAATGCGAACTCCGGCGAACTGGTCTGGGCCTGGGACCTCGGCAACCCGGCGATCACCAAGCTGCCGCCCGAGGGAGACACCTACACCCGTGCGACACCGAACGTGTGGTCCACACCAGCCTTCGATGAAGCACTGGGCCTGATCTACCTGCCCACCGGTAACCAGCAGCCGGACTTCTGGGGTGCCCATCGCTCTCCAGCGGCCGATGAGTTCTCGTCTTCCATCGTTGCCCTGGAGCTTGCCACCGGTCGCGTGCGCTGGAAGTTCCAGACCGCGCATCACGACCTCTGGGACTATGACGTGCCCGCACAGCCGGCGCTCTACGACCTGCCCGATGGTAAGGGTGGCACCGTACCGGCGCTGATCCAGGTGACCAAACGCGGGCAGATCTTCATGCTCGACCGGCGCGATGGCTCGCCGCTGGCCGAGGTCGAGGAAAGGCCGGTACCGCAGGAGCACCAGGAAGGCGACTGGGTCAGTGCGACGCAGCCATATTCGGTGGGCATGCCGTCCATCGGCACCGAGCCGCTGACCGAGCAGGCGATGTGGGGTGCCACCGTCTTCGATCAACTCGCCTGTCGCATCGCTTTCCGCAAGCTGCGCTACGAGGGCGAATTCACCGCGCCGACCACTGAGCCCAGCCTGCTGTATCCGGGCTACTATGGCGGGATGAACTGGGGCAGCGTCTCGATCAACGAGAACGAAGGCTACATGTTCATCAACGACATCCGTATGCCTCAGATCGTCAAGCTGATCCCGCGCGAAGGACTGGACGAGTCCCAGATGCCTGCCGGCCATGGCGTCGGTAGCGTCTACCCGATGGAGGGAACTCCCTTCGTGGTCGACCATGCGTCGCTCTCCTCGCCGCTCGGCATTCCCTGCCATGCGCCGCCCTGGGGAACCTTCTCGATGATCGACCTCAAGACGCGTACGCTGGTCTGGCAGCGGCCGGCCGGCACGGTCGAGGACGCGGTGGTGAACGGCGTCAAGGCGAGCGTGCCTGTTCCGCTCGGCATGCCG is part of the Halotalea alkalilenta genome and encodes:
- a CDS encoding MFS transporter translates to MVPLLKAGGRRAIANLFSGLASSYHWMLAFRFISGLPHGAFFGVAALVAASVARPGQRGAAVARVMMGITLALLVGNPLAVSLGQTLSWRYAFIAVTVGALITVALVAVALPTDRKEKPTHPLTELGDFNRAPVWLALLVGAVGFAGMFCVFSYLAPTMLNTTRVCANWIPFGVAAFGVGSLIGAQLGGWLFDRFRSQAVAISLLGALVVLLIYPLAATSSLTIIPAVVLLGTMGTLAPIMQIHLMDVAKGAQTLAAASNQAAFNVANALGPWAGGVAITAGLPWESTGFVGAALALAALIIWWLAPRRIKEHSHPDGQD
- a CDS encoding tautomerase family protein; the encoded protein is MPVVRVSWFEGKDAKAKQAVAAEITESIVKNTGTDPNYIYVIFEDVAPSDWAGAGKLFGNDSSDGS
- a CDS encoding putative quinol monooxygenase, which codes for MSKSVYMVFELTPKPGRLEEFKQMVAEAVIAARTEPTTLAYEYSINADESAVHIFEHYRDSASIVSHVDETFAPFGERFASLVDVTRLTVYGEPDAAARARLDGFGAVYFTPFQGFFR
- a CDS encoding MFS transporter; the protein is MNEAVTEAQSSFDGKRYVAVIFALAMGGFVIGLSEFSIMGLMPNVASDFGVTEQSVGNLISAYALGVVVGAPAFAILGGRLRRKTMLMALMSAYARRPPALE
- a CDS encoding tautomerase family protein; the encoded protein is MPVVRVSWFEGKDAKAKQAVAAEITESIVKNTGTDPNYIYVIFEDVKPSDWAGGRGQAVRRGPRTGLIWRPERGARSSAVPRTTTAERWRSCAALPSPSDDGRSKKQRLPSCIATHLRSWVRAGAHRMPRPADGAALLPPQRYCQLG
- a CDS encoding NADPH-dependent F420 reductase; the encoded protein is MKIAVIGTGNIGAAYARALAQAKFDVAVGDRDPSKAAALAHEIGPEVEGGGIVAAFKLADTVILALPHQAVAAVLAEAGDLTGKVLIDVSNPVSEDFKDLVVGLTTSAAEQTQAAAPTARVVKAFNTIFANLIPAEAREGRQLQVFVAGDDAAATAQVRELAQALGFVAVDAGPLRNSRFLEPIGMMNIQFGFFLGAGPTTAPSWAHA
- a CDS encoding membrane-bound PQQ-dependent dehydrogenase, glucose/quinate/shikimate family, which encodes MSGERNKSSSGASRKRSQPALLVFGGLLLLIGIALAAGGMQLVILGGSWYYLIAGVAMAVSGLLYLRRKPAGAWLFALVFVGTVLWALWEVGLSFWPLVPRLAPVLVLALIASLLLPTLLGGSGRGVSRGLSAALVLVLVAGGAAVFVPHGVISNGGIGSLANSGEPDASDPAAWQYYGRTPNGTRFVPETQINRDNVDGLEVAWTFRTGDPANPFSENQNTPIQIDDTLYLCTPMNKVFALDADTGEEKWSYDPQAPDTHTWNRCRGVGYYEPGAVTHSLLESADTDIVDDAATPSLLQTAATQPAAANTCRRRIVLTTIDARLIELDADTGELCEDFGQGGTVDLKVGMGEIKPAYYFPTSMPTVVQDLVIVGGWVFDGRSVDEPSGVVRAFNANSGELVWAWDLGNPAITKLPPEGDTYTRATPNVWSTPAFDEALGLIYLPTGNQQPDFWGAHRSPAADEFSSSIVALELATGRVRWKFQTAHHDLWDYDVPAQPALYDLPDGKGGTVPALIQVTKRGQIFMLDRRDGSPLAEVEERPVPQEHQEGDWVSATQPYSVGMPSIGTEPLTEQAMWGATVFDQLACRIAFRKLRYEGEFTAPTTEPSLLYPGYYGGMNWGSVSINENEGYMFINDIRMPQIVKLIPREGLDESQMPAGHGVGSVYPMEGTPFVVDHASLSSPLGIPCHAPPWGTFSMIDLKTRTLVWQRPAGTVEDAVVNGVKASVPVPLGMPTLGGAVNTASGLVFYAGTQDYYLRALDIETGEELWKGRLPVGAQATPMTYVSPASGRQYVVVSAGGARQSPDRGDYVIAYALPADAENATP
- a CDS encoding alpha/beta fold hydrolase, yielding MLPRLILSLSLALTSTSALAAPALQVLGKDYTFPNRIEGLPQKLSDFPGLQINRFTTSDGVELAYWEAGQGEPLVFIPGWSANGAEYFNVLYLLSKDYHVYVLDPRNQGLSQRVEHGGRIARFAMDLKEFGDHLGLKKADYAGWSMGAAVLWSYIDLFGTDDIGKAVFVDEPISIYAHEDWSEQERLDAGGTTTSPERMVAGFTQGAPLNALVTDLLPMQRSQAMDSPYYANSEAFANAFIENDPQAVGRVLFDHITNDWRDVIEHKIDVPVAIFTGEVSNNLPSQRWMQKTIPGSKLFVYSEAEQGDHFLMFKNPVKFTTDLRTFLSEAP
- a CDS encoding LysR family transcriptional regulator, coding for MTGQWAVPDSLSGIGAFVAVVRAGSFTLAAERLGVTKSAVGKSISRLERRLGVILIRRTTRRLQLTHDGEAYFRACSAALDGIAAVEAQITPYDEVLRGRVYIDMPMAFGKSVLLPILLEIAAPHPELALTMSFNDATVDLMRDEADLAIRFGQIPDSGHLIARKLTSLERVICASPSYLKAHGIPMNPSDLNGHRCIVGTSHGPPQHWTVREGGHDTQITPPATYQLSDGESIVKTAVAGFGLCQMPVPLVRPKIERGLLVPVLEAYSGVMVDVNILWVQQATLAPRIRYVIDRLMEYAQRGALA